The genomic region GCCAGCTTCCTGACCAAGGCCACCAAGTGGCTGGCGGTGATGTTCTTCGTGATCACCTTCTTCATGGCCTGGCAGGCCACCCAGGGTGCGCGGGTCGAAACCGAAGCCGTGGATGCCGATCTCGGGCTGATGTCGGAGATCCCGGCTGCGCCGCGGGCCGACTCTGCCGTGCCGGCCGCACCCGAGGCCGAGGCGCCGACTTCCGGAGACTCTGCGGTTCCGGTCGCCCCCGAGGTCGAGGGCGAGGCTGCTGAAGCCACCCCGGACGGGGAAGGCTGACAGCGGAGCGGCCTTGCCGCATCAGTCCAGTTTGACGTCCGGCACGGAAGGCAGGGCGACGATCGGTCTCGTGATCGGTCATAATTAGCAGGCGGTCGGTCGATATGCACGGCTGCCAAGTCAGGAAGACATCTAAGCCCAGGTGGCGGAATTGGTAGACGCACTACCTTGAGGTGGTAGCGACTTAGGTCGTGGGGGTTCGAGTCCCCCCTTGGGCACCATTCATTTCGAGTCTTCCCGCGGCCGTGCAGGGCGCGTCCGGAGGGAAGGCGCGGCGGCGCTGCGGCGCCGAGCCAGGCCGCGTTCGCGCAGCCATAGCCGAGAGAACACCGTGCTGGCCGAATACCTGCCGACCCTGTTGTTCCTGATCGTCGCCAGCGGCATTGGCGTCGCCCTTCTCATCGTTGGTCACGTCCTCGGGCCCAGGCGCCCGAGCGCCGAGAAGCTCTCGCCCTACGAGTGCGGCTTCGAGGCGTTCGAGGACGCGCGCATGCAGTTCGACGTGCGCTACTACCTGATTGCCATCCAGTTCATCGTCTTCGACCTGGAAATCATCTTCATCGTGCCCTGGGCCACGGTCTTCCGCGACCTGGGCATCGTCGGCCTGATCGAGATGGGCCTGTTCGCCGGCATGCTGCTGCTCGGCTTCATCTACGTTTGGAAGAAGGGGGCCCTGGAATGGGAGTGATCCAGACCATCCAGAAGGTCGCCGATTTCGCCAACAACCCGCTGCCGGAAGGGCGACTGGACGACATCCTGCTGCCTGAGGACCAGAACCCGGTCATGCAGCAGGGCTACGTCACCACCAGCCTCGACGTGCTGTGGAACTGGGCCCGCACCGGCTCGATGTGGCCGATGACCTTCGGCCTGGCCTGCTGCGCGGTGGAAATGATGCACGCCGGCGCCGCGCGCCTGGACCTGGACCGCTATGGCGTGGTGTTCCGCCCGTCGCCGCGCCAGTCCGACGTGATGATCGTGGCCGGCACCCTGGTCAACAAGATGGCGCCTGCGTTGCGCAAGGTCTACGACCAGATGCCCGATCCGAAATGGGTGATCTCGATGGGCAGCTGCGCCAACGGCGGCGGCTACTACCACTACTCCTATTCGGTGGTGCGCGGTTGCGACCGGATCGTCCCGGTCGATGTCTACGTGCCGGGCTGCCCGCCGACCGCCGAGGCGCTGGTCTACGGCATCCTGCAGTTGCAGAAGAAGATCCGTCGCGGCACCAACTTCGGCGACAACAGCCAGCCGGGCGCCTCCCGGTGGGCTGCGCAGGAGGCTGGTCACGTGCACGGCAAGAATGAGTGAGGGAGTGTATGTCGATACAGGACCGAACGATGCCGCAGCACTGCGAGCGAACTGACCTGACGCAGACTGCCGGGAAGTGCCTGGCCGGCTCTCAACAGGGCGTGCGCTGACATGGATACGACGATTGCCAGTTTCGTCGAGCGCCTGCGCGCCCGTTTTTCGGGGGAGGGCTATCCAGGCGTCGAGATCGCTGTGGCCGAGCCTCGTGGCGAGGTCAGCCTCGACGTCCCAGCTGATGTGTGGCTGGAGGCCGCGAAAGCGCTGCGCGACGAGTTCGGTTTCGAACAACTGGTCGACGTCAGCGGCGTCGACTACCTGAGCTACGGCAGCGACGAATGGGACACCGACGTGTCGTCGGAAGGCTTCTCGCGCGGCGTGGATGGCAAGAGCGCGGGCCGCTTCGCCTGGGGCGAGCAGCCCAATGGCGCCGCCGCCGTGCCGGCGCGCCGCTTCGCCGCCGTCGCCCACCTGCTGTCGGTGCAGCACAACCGGCGCCTGCGCCTGCGCACTTTCGCCGAGAACGACGACCTGCCGGTGGTGGCTTCGCTCACGTCGGTGTGGGCGGGCGCGAACTGGTTCGAGCGCGAGGCATTCGATCTTTACGGCATCATCTTCGAGGGCCACCCGGACCTGCGCCGCATCCTGACCGACTACGGTTTCGTCGGTCATCCGTTCCGCAAGGATTTCCCGCTGATCGGCAACGTCGAGGTCCGCTACGACGCCGAGAAGAAGCGCGTGATCTACCAGCCGGTATCGATCGAGCCGCGCGTCGGTGTGGCCCGCGTGATCCGCGACGATGCCCGCTACCTGACTGCCAGGGGCGAGGCCGCGCAGCGTGCTGCTGAAAGGCATGCAGAGGTGAAGAAGTGAACGCCGTGCCAGCTGCCAACGAGAGTGCTCCCAATAATACCTCCGGCCTCGGCAGGGGCGCCGAGATCCGCAACTACACGCTCAACTTCGGCCCGCAGCACCCGGCCGCGCACGGTGTGTTGCGCCTGATCCTGGAGATGGACGGCGAGGTCGTGCAGCGCGCCGATCCGCATGTCGGCCTGCTCCATCGCGGTACCGAGAAGCTGGCCGAATCCAAGCCGTTCAACCAGTCGATCGGTTACATGGATCGGCTCGACTACGTGTCGATGATGTGCAACGAGCACGCCTATGTGCGTGCGATCGAAACCCTGATGGGAATCGAGGCGCCGGAGCGTGCGCAGTACATCCGCACGATGTTCGACGAGATCACCCGCATCCTGAACCACCTGATGTGGGTCGGGTCCAACGCGCTCGACCTCGGTGCGATGGCGGTGTTCCTGTACGCGTTCCGCGAGCGCGAGGAACTGATGGACTGCTACGAGGCGGTGTCGGGCGCGCGCATGCACGCGACCTACTACCGCCCGGGCGGCGTCTATCGCGATCTGCCGGACCGGATGCCGCGCTACAAGGAGTCGCCGTGGCGCAAGGGCGGCAAGCTCAAGCGCTTCAACGAATGGCGCGAAGGCTCGATGCTGGACTACCTCGACGCGTTCGCGGACGACTTCCCGAAGCGCGTCGACGAGTACGAGACGTTGCTGACCGACAATCGCATCTGGAAGCAGCGTACCGTCGGCGTCGGCGTGGTTTCGCCCGAGCAGGCGCTGGCCTGGGGCATGACCGGGCCGATGATCCGCGGCTCCGGCATCGCATGGGATCTGCGCAAGAAGCAGCCGTACGCGAAGTACGCCGAGGTCGACTTCGACATCCCGGTCGGCGTCAATGGCGACTGCTACGACCGCTACCTGGTGCGCGTCGCTGAAATGCGCGAGTCGACCCGCATCATCAAGCAGTGCGTGAAGTGGCTGAAGGCCAACCCCGGCCCGGTGATCGTCGACAACTTCAAGGTCGCTCCGCCCAGCCGCGAGGACATGAAGGACGACATGGAAGCGCTGATCCACCACTTCAAGCTGTTCTCGGAAGGCTATTGCGTGCCGGCCGGGGAAACCTATGCCGCGGTCGAGGCGCCCAAGGGCGAGTTCGGCTGCTACCTGGTGTCAGACGGTGCCAACAAACCGTTCCGCGTCAAGCTGCGCGCGCCCGGCTTCGCCCACCTCTCGTCGATGGACGAGATCGTCAAGGGCCACATGCTGGCCGACGTGGTGGCGATGATCGGTACCTATGACATCGTGTTCGGTGAGATTGACCGATGAAAGCGACAGGAAATTTCGAAGCCTGCCGGAACGTGGATCCGCAGGTCGCCCTCAGCGACAAGACCCGCGCCCACATCGACCACTGGCTGACCAAGTTCCCGCCGGATCGCAAACGCTCGGCCGTGCTGCAGGGCCTGCATGCGGCGCAGGAGCAGAACGGCGGCTGGCTGAGCGATGAGCTGATTGCGGCCGTGGCCAGGTATCTGGACCTGCCGCCGGTATGGGCCTATGAGGTCGCGTCGTTCTATTCGATGTTCGAGACCGAGAAGGTCGGCCGCAACAATGTCGCCTTCTGCACCAACATCAGCTGCTGGCTCAATGGTGCCGAGGATCTGGTGAAGCACGCCGAGAAGAAGCTGGGCTGCAAGCTCGGCGAGTCGACCTCCGATGGCCGCGTGTTTCTCAAGCGGGAGGAGGAATGCGTGGCTGCATGCTGCGGTGCCCCTGTGGTCGTGATCAACGGCCATTATCACGAGAAGCTCGACACCGCGAAGGTCGACGAGCTGCTGGACGGACTGGAGTAAGGCGGACGCGATGGCGCATCACGACTATTCCAAGGGCTACGGACCCGTGGGTCCCGCTCCGCAGGAGCACAGCGTCGTCTACACGACGCTGCACTACGACACCCCGTGGTCGTACGAGAACTACCTCAAGACCGGCGGTTATGCGGCCCTGCGCAAGATCCTGAGCGAGAAAATCCCGCCGGCCGACGTGATCGAGATGGTCAAGCTGTCCGGCCTGCGCGGCCGCGGCGGCGCGGGCTTCCCGACCGGCCTGAAGTGGAGCTTCATGCCCAAGGGCAGCGAAACCCAGAAGTACATCCTGTGCAACTCGGACGAGTCCGAGCCGGGCACCGCCAAGGACCGCGACATCCTGCGCTACAACCCGCATGCGGTGGTCGAGGGCATGGCGATCGCCTGCTACGCGACCGGCTCGACCGTGGCCTACAACTACCTGCGCGGCGAGTTCCATCATGAGCCGTTCGAACACTTCGAGCAGGCGCTGAAGGAAGCCTACGAGCACGGCTGGCTGGGCAAGAACGTGCTCGGCAGCGGTGTGGACATCGACATCTACGGCGCGCTCGGTGCCGGCGCCTACATCTGCGGCGAGGAAACCGCGCTGATGGAGTCGCTGGAGGGCAAGAAGGGACAGCCGCGCTACAAGCCGCCGTTCCCGGCCAACTTCGGCCTGTTCGGCAAGCCGACCACGATCAACAACACCGAGACCTATGCCTCGGTGCCGGCGATCATCCGCAACGGCCCGGAATGGTTCCTCAATCTCGGCAAGCCGAACAACGGTGGCGCCAAGGTGTTCTCGGTGTCGGGCCATGTCGCCCGTCCGGGCAACTACGAGATCCGCCTCGGCACTCCGTTCGCCGAGCTGCTGGAGATGGCTGGTGGCATGCGCCCGGGCCGCACGATCAAGGCGGTGATCCCGGGCGGTTCGTCGATGCCCGTGTTGCCGGGCGAGACGATGATGGGTCTGACGATGGACTATGACGCAATCCAGAAGGCCGGTTCCGGCCTCGGCTCGGGCGCGGTCATCGTGATGGACGATACCGCCTGCATGGTCCGCGCCTGCCAGCGCATCGCGCGGTTCTACTTCAAGGAAAGCTGCGGGCAGTGCACGCCGTGCCGCGAGGGCACCGGCTGGATGTACCGCATGCTGACCCGCATCGTCGAGAAACAGGCCACTCTGGCCGATCTCGAGATGCTGCGTTCGGCCGCCGGCCAGATCGAGGGTCACACCATCTGCGCGTTCGGCGAGGCCGCCGCGTGGCCGGTGCAGGGCTTCCTGCGCCACTACTGGGACGAGTTCGAGTACGCGATCGTGAACAAGCGTTTCCTGGTCGACGACCAGGCTGCGGGTACGGTGGTGCCGAAGGAGGCAGCGGCATGAGTGCGCAGCCAGCCAACCCCAACGTGCCGCCTGCTGTCGTGCCGGATGGACACGTCGCCATCGAAATCGACGGCGTCGAGATGTTCGCGCCGAAGGGCTCGATGATCATCCAGGCTGCCGACAAGGCCGGCATCCCGATCCCGCGCTTCTGCTACCACGACAAACTGTCGATCGCGGCCAACTGCCGCATGTGCCTGGTCGAGGCGGAGATGGGTGGCCGTGCGTCGCCGAAGCCGTTGCCGGCCTGCGCGACCCCGGTCGCCGACGGCATGAAAGTGTTCACCCGCAGCGAGAAGGCGCTGAACTCGCAGCGCAACGTAATGGAGTTCCTGCTGGTCAATCACCCGCTGGACTGCCCGATCTGCGACCAGGGCGGCGAATGCGAGTTGCAGGACCTGTCGATGGGTTATGGCCGTTCGGTCAGCCGCTTCTCCGAGCGCAAGCGGGTGGTGCCGGACGAGGACATGGGGCCGCTGGTCGCGACCGAGATGACCCGCTGCATCCAGTGCACCCGCTGCGTGCGCTTCACCGCGGAGATCGCCGGCACCTACGAGCTGGGCGGCATGAGTCGCGGCGAGAATCTGCAGATCGGCACCTACGATGGCAAGCCGCTGACCACCGAACTGTCAGGCAACGTGATCGACGTTTGCCCGGTCGGCGCGCTGACCAACAAGGTGTTCCAGTTCAAGGCCCGTCCGTGGGAGCTGACCGCGCGCGAGTCGCTCGGCTATCACGATGCGCTGGGCAGCAATCTGTACCTGCACGTGCGCCGCGGCAGCGTGCTGCGTGCGGTACCGCGCGACAACGACGCCGTCAACGAATGCTGGCTGTCGGACCGTGACCGCTATTCGCATCAGGGCCTGTACGCAGCCGATCGCGCGACCGTGCCGATGGTCAAGGACAGTAACGGCGAGTGGCAGGAAGCATCGTGGGATGTTGCGATGGCGCGTGCCGCGGCGATCCTGCGCGAGAACGCCGGCGACGAGCTCGGCATCCTCGTGCATCCGGCGAGCTCGAACGAGGAGGGCGCGTTGCTGGCCCGCCTGGCCGAGGCGCTGGGTACCGGCAACCTCGACCACCGCATCGGCCAGACCGATCTGACCGATGCTGCGGTGGCCGAAATCTTCGCCATGCCGGTGACCGACATCGAATCTTCCGAGTTGATCGTGATCGTAGGCTCCAACCTGCGTCACGAACTGCCGCTGGTGCACCAGCGTGTGCGCAAGGCCTGGCGAAACGGCGCCAAGATCGTGGTGGTCAATCCGGTCGACTTCGACTTCACGTTCGACGTGGCCGACCGCAAGATCGTTCCGCCGTCGCAACTGGCTTCGGTGCTGGAGGATGCCGGCCTGCGCGCTGCGCTACAGGACGCCACACGCGCTGCAATCATCGTTGGTGCGGTCGCCGAGAATGGTCTGCATGCCGCCGCGATCCGCAAGGCGGCAAAGCTCCTGGCCGAGGCGACCGGCGCCCACCTGTGCCGCATCCCGCAGGGCGCGAATGCCATCGGCCTGGCCGACTACGGAGTGCTGCCGACTTCACGCGATGCGCGTTCGATGCTGTTGGAGCCGCGCCAGGCCTATCTCATCCACGGTATCGAGCCAGGGCTCGATTTTGCCGCCACGGGCAGCGCGATGAAGGCGCTGGGTGCGGCCAAGGTCGTTGCGCTCAGCCACTTCGCCTGCCAGTCCACCCGGGAGGTAGCCGATGTGATCCTGCCGATCGGCGCGTTGCCGGAAATCGAGGCGACCCTGACCAGCCTCGACGGCCGCGAACAGCTGACCCAGGCTGCCGGCAAGCTGCCGGGCGAGGCGCGTGCAGGCTGGCGCGTGCTGCGCGCCCTCGGTGGTGCGCTGCAGGTACCGGGATTCGACTTCACCGATCTGGATGGCCTGCGCGAAGATATCGCCAAGCGTGACATCACCCCGATTGCCGGCCTTGCACCGTACCTGCAGGGGGAGGGTCTTGAAGTCGTCGCCAGCCCGGCGATCTACCGCAGCGACGCGGTGGTGCGACGCGCGGCCGCACTGCAGAGCCATCCGCTCAATGTCGGCCCGCGCGCGATTCTGCATCCGGACGATGCCGCCGCGACCGGCCTGGAAGACGGCTCGATCGGCAAGTTCACCGCCAATGCCGGCACCGCCACGCTGCCGGTCGTGGTCGACGATCGTGTCGCCCGCGGCTCGGTCTGGATCGAAACCGGCTATGGCGCGACCGCGCCGCTCGGTACCGGCCGTGTCGGTGCGGGGAGGGCCTGAGCATGGAGAACATGGTCATGTTGGGCAGCTTTCTTGCCACCTTCATCGATCCCGTGCATGAGTGGCTGGTCTCGTTCGGCAATGCCGGAGCGGCGGTCTGGATCGTGCTGAAGATCCTCGCGATCATGATGCCGGTGATCATTACCGTCGCCTTCTATGTGGTCTGGGAGCGCAAGCTGATCGGCTGGATGCATGTCCGCCACGGACCGATGTATGTCGGCATGGGCGTGCTGCAGGCGTTCGCCGACGTGTTCAAGCTGCTGTTCAAGGAGGTCATCCAGCCGACCCGCGCCGAGCCCTTCCTGTACAAGCTGGCGCCGCTGTTGGCACTGGCGCCGGCATTCGCGGCCTGGGCCGTGGTGCCGTTCGATGCACAGGTGGTGCTGTCGAATGCCAACGCTGGACTGTTGTACCTGCTGGCGATGACCTCGCTTGGCGTGTACGGCATCATTCTCGCCGGTTGGGCATCGAACTCGAAGTACGCCTTCATCGGCGCGATGCGCGCCGCTGCGCAGGTGGTGTCGTACGAGATCGCGATGGGCTTTGCCATGGTCGGCGTGATGGTCGCCGCCGGCAGCCTCAACCTCAGCGAGATCGTGATGGCGCAGT from Lysobacter alkalisoli harbors:
- the secG gene encoding preprotein translocase subunit SecG produces the protein MLLILNVIFVLVAIAMIALILMQRGTGAQAGSGFGGGASATVFGARGSASFLTKATKWLAVMFFVITFFMAWQATQGARVETEAVDADLGLMSEIPAAPRADSAVPAAPEAEAPTSGDSAVPVAPEVEGEAAEATPDGEG
- a CDS encoding NADH-quinone oxidoreductase subunit A, whose amino-acid sequence is MLAEYLPTLLFLIVASGIGVALLIVGHVLGPRRPSAEKLSPYECGFEAFEDARMQFDVRYYLIAIQFIVFDLEIIFIVPWATVFRDLGIVGLIEMGLFAGMLLLGFIYVWKKGALEWE
- a CDS encoding NuoB/complex I 20 kDa subunit family protein, whose protein sequence is MGVIQTIQKVADFANNPLPEGRLDDILLPEDQNPVMQQGYVTTSLDVLWNWARTGSMWPMTFGLACCAVEMMHAGAARLDLDRYGVVFRPSPRQSDVMIVAGTLVNKMAPALRKVYDQMPDPKWVISMGSCANGGGYYHYSYSVVRGCDRIVPVDVYVPGCPPTAEALVYGILQLQKKIRRGTNFGDNSQPGASRWAAQEAGHVHGKNE
- a CDS encoding NADH-quinone oxidoreductase subunit C, giving the protein MDTTIASFVERLRARFSGEGYPGVEIAVAEPRGEVSLDVPADVWLEAAKALRDEFGFEQLVDVSGVDYLSYGSDEWDTDVSSEGFSRGVDGKSAGRFAWGEQPNGAAAVPARRFAAVAHLLSVQHNRRLRLRTFAENDDLPVVASLTSVWAGANWFEREAFDLYGIIFEGHPDLRRILTDYGFVGHPFRKDFPLIGNVEVRYDAEKKRVIYQPVSIEPRVGVARVIRDDARYLTARGEAAQRAAERHAEVKK
- a CDS encoding NADH-quinone oxidoreductase subunit D gives rise to the protein MPAANESAPNNTSGLGRGAEIRNYTLNFGPQHPAAHGVLRLILEMDGEVVQRADPHVGLLHRGTEKLAESKPFNQSIGYMDRLDYVSMMCNEHAYVRAIETLMGIEAPERAQYIRTMFDEITRILNHLMWVGSNALDLGAMAVFLYAFREREELMDCYEAVSGARMHATYYRPGGVYRDLPDRMPRYKESPWRKGGKLKRFNEWREGSMLDYLDAFADDFPKRVDEYETLLTDNRIWKQRTVGVGVVSPEQALAWGMTGPMIRGSGIAWDLRKKQPYAKYAEVDFDIPVGVNGDCYDRYLVRVAEMRESTRIIKQCVKWLKANPGPVIVDNFKVAPPSREDMKDDMEALIHHFKLFSEGYCVPAGETYAAVEAPKGEFGCYLVSDGANKPFRVKLRAPGFAHLSSMDEIVKGHMLADVVAMIGTYDIVFGEIDR
- the nuoE gene encoding NADH-quinone oxidoreductase subunit NuoE; amino-acid sequence: MKATGNFEACRNVDPQVALSDKTRAHIDHWLTKFPPDRKRSAVLQGLHAAQEQNGGWLSDELIAAVARYLDLPPVWAYEVASFYSMFETEKVGRNNVAFCTNISCWLNGAEDLVKHAEKKLGCKLGESTSDGRVFLKREEECVAACCGAPVVVINGHYHEKLDTAKVDELLDGLE
- the nuoF gene encoding NADH-quinone oxidoreductase subunit NuoF, with translation MAHHDYSKGYGPVGPAPQEHSVVYTTLHYDTPWSYENYLKTGGYAALRKILSEKIPPADVIEMVKLSGLRGRGGAGFPTGLKWSFMPKGSETQKYILCNSDESEPGTAKDRDILRYNPHAVVEGMAIACYATGSTVAYNYLRGEFHHEPFEHFEQALKEAYEHGWLGKNVLGSGVDIDIYGALGAGAYICGEETALMESLEGKKGQPRYKPPFPANFGLFGKPTTINNTETYASVPAIIRNGPEWFLNLGKPNNGGAKVFSVSGHVARPGNYEIRLGTPFAELLEMAGGMRPGRTIKAVIPGGSSMPVLPGETMMGLTMDYDAIQKAGSGLGSGAVIVMDDTACMVRACQRIARFYFKESCGQCTPCREGTGWMYRMLTRIVEKQATLADLEMLRSAAGQIEGHTICAFGEAAAWPVQGFLRHYWDEFEYAIVNKRFLVDDQAAGTVVPKEAAA
- the nuoG gene encoding NADH-quinone oxidoreductase subunit NuoG, encoding MSAQPANPNVPPAVVPDGHVAIEIDGVEMFAPKGSMIIQAADKAGIPIPRFCYHDKLSIAANCRMCLVEAEMGGRASPKPLPACATPVADGMKVFTRSEKALNSQRNVMEFLLVNHPLDCPICDQGGECELQDLSMGYGRSVSRFSERKRVVPDEDMGPLVATEMTRCIQCTRCVRFTAEIAGTYELGGMSRGENLQIGTYDGKPLTTELSGNVIDVCPVGALTNKVFQFKARPWELTARESLGYHDALGSNLYLHVRRGSVLRAVPRDNDAVNECWLSDRDRYSHQGLYAADRATVPMVKDSNGEWQEASWDVAMARAAAILRENAGDELGILVHPASSNEEGALLARLAEALGTGNLDHRIGQTDLTDAAVAEIFAMPVTDIESSELIVIVGSNLRHELPLVHQRVRKAWRNGAKIVVVNPVDFDFTFDVADRKIVPPSQLASVLEDAGLRAALQDATRAAIIVGAVAENGLHAAAIRKAAKLLAEATGAHLCRIPQGANAIGLADYGVLPTSRDARSMLLEPRQAYLIHGIEPGLDFAATGSAMKALGAAKVVALSHFACQSTREVADVILPIGALPEIEATLTSLDGREQLTQAAGKLPGEARAGWRVLRALGGALQVPGFDFTDLDGLREDIAKRDITPIAGLAPYLQGEGLEVVASPAIYRSDAVVRRAAALQSHPLNVGPRAILHPDDAAATGLEDGSIGKFTANAGTATLPVVVDDRVARGSVWIETGYGATAPLGTGRVGAGRA
- the nuoH gene encoding NADH-quinone oxidoreductase subunit NuoH, translated to MGSFLATFIDPVHEWLVSFGNAGAAVWIVLKILAIMMPVIITVAFYVVWERKLIGWMHVRHGPMYVGMGVLQAFADVFKLLFKEVIQPTRAEPFLYKLAPLLALAPAFAAWAVVPFDAQVVLSNANAGLLYLLAMTSLGVYGIILAGWASNSKYAFIGAMRAAAQVVSYEIAMGFAMVGVMVAAGSLNLSEIVMAQSGNAGLFEWFWLPLLPLFVVYFISGVAETNRAPFDVVEGESEIVAGHMVEYSGSAFALFFLAEYANMILISFLASIFFVGGWLSPFQGWDIPLLSVDGWWWLFAKVFFFASCFIWFRASFPRYRFDQIMRLGWKVFIPITIAWIVVVALMAYYGVFEPGQ